A part of uncultured Acidilobus sp. JCHS genomic DNA contains:
- a CDS encoding Amino acid transporter, whose product MSGNERVNSAEPRSTGLTRTLNFRELVFLSFGGQAALLSLLTYATGVLVYASRFSPIAIVLGTTVVLLNAVPVYGLSRRYAEAGGYYIYALYTMTRRLGLETGWVYIFYSVIYGAAYIMGAAYVLQYVIGLHPMFWAITIFVAASAFLALGIRPSARYAEIAAIAELIALIFIAVANLAIVGFKFYNPFSTARRLSPSLLATAILFAVGIPTGYGSITPLGGEALKREDIGRAALLVVVLGGLLSALVVYSIIDAGMYSGKLNYILSAKVPIMDFLRLYYREFALIILLFAAFNDGVLASLSFMAATSRTIYAMAKNNMLPYSLSNTKDGHPFNAVLATILAYSLVVVPPLALAGRPFELFLVYGGLAGMANLFVHISAGVSFVIQEFRTMKRALTYSSLRFMGWISRRLLLIILGLVAIIYSVWTLTISMGALSGETNLFLLWIIVGFVYAEVIDELMGRASQSQSS is encoded by the coding sequence ATGAGTGGTAATGAGAGGGTCAACAGCGCCGAGCCCAGGAGCACGGGTCTTACGAGGACCCTTAACTTTCGTGAACTAGTGTTCCTCTCCTTCGGCGGCCAGGCCGCCCTGCTCAGCCTCCTGACCTATGCGACGGGGGTCTTGGTTTACGCGAGCAGGTTCTCGCCCATAGCTATCGTCCTTGGAACCACTGTCGTGCTTCTGAACGCTGTCCCTGTCTATGGCCTATCGAGGAGGTACGCGGAGGCCGGCGGCTATTACATATATGCGCTTTACACTATGACGCGAAGGCTAGGGCTTGAGACGGGATGGGTTTACATATTTTACTCGGTGATCTATGGGGCAGCCTACATAATGGGGGCAGCCTATGTACTTCAATACGTTATAGGCCTTCACCCAATGTTCTGGGCGATCACCATCTTCGTTGCAGCCTCTGCATTCCTGGCCTTAGGCATAAGGCCCTCTGCCAGGTATGCTGAGATAGCTGCGATAGCAGAGCTTATAGCGTTGATATTCATAGCCGTTGCAAACCTTGCGATTGTCGGGTTTAAGTTTTACAACCCGTTCTCCACAGCTAGAAGGCTAAGCCCGTCATTGCTCGCTACAGCGATACTGTTCGCCGTTGGCATTCCAACGGGCTACGGCTCGATAACGCCGCTCGGAGGCGAGGCCTTAAAGCGTGAGGACATAGGCAGGGCAGCCCTTTTGGTCGTCGTGCTTGGGGGCCTGCTGAGCGCCTTGGTGGTATACTCAATCATAGATGCAGGGATGTACTCAGGCAAGTTAAATTATATACTTTCAGCTAAGGTCCCTATCATGGACTTCCTGAGGCTTTACTACAGGGAGTTCGCCCTGATAATCTTGTTATTCGCTGCGTTCAACGACGGCGTGCTCGCGTCGCTGTCATTCATGGCAGCGACCTCAAGAACTATCTATGCCATGGCGAAGAACAACATGTTGCCTTACTCGCTTTCCAACACGAAAGACGGCCATCCCTTCAACGCCGTCCTGGCCACAATACTTGCTTACTCGTTGGTGGTGGTGCCTCCGCTCGCCTTGGCCGGGAGGCCCTTCGAGCTGTTCCTGGTCTACGGAGGCCTAGCGGGCATGGCTAACCTATTTGTTCACATATCGGCCGGCGTCTCGTTCGTTATTCAGGAGTTCAGGACTATGAAGAGGGCGCTGACTTATAGCTCCCTAAGGTTCATGGGCTGGATTAGCAGGAGGTTGCTGCTTATTATACTTGGCCTAGTTGCCATTATTTACAGCGTCTGGACGTTAACAATCAGCATGGGAGCTCTCAGCGGCGAGACGAACTTATTCCTGCTCTGGATCATCGTAGGCTTCGTATACGCCGAGGTTATAGACGAGCTAATGGGAAGGGCCTCTCAGTCGCAGAGCTCTTAA
- a CDS encoding glutamyl-tRNA synthetase, archaeal and eukaryotic family gives MGSEALSEDLKALLRRIALKNAYLHGGRAQVNSVLAAVLGERPDLRPRARELAELARQVVDEVNKLSPEQQRKELELIGEALEQKRPSEAPKSLPQLPNAVEGHVVTRFAPNPDFVIHIGNARPAILSYEYARIYKGKMVLRFEDTDPRTKTPMKEAYDLIKEDLRWLGIKWDEEYIQSLRMEKFYEIAREALERGCAYVDLGGDETKKAIASGAEPKYRSMPPEWQLEQFDRMLAGEYEEGEAVVRFKTDLSHPNPSVRDWVALRIVDTESHPHPLTGSKYIVWPTYNFAVSVDDHLMGITHVLRGKEHQVNTEKQKYVYTCFGWQEPAFIHFGRLKLEGFIMSKSYIKKIMSERPDEFMGLDDPRFGTIAGLRRRGILPESIRDVILEVGVRPGDAKLSWANLAAINRKKLDSMADRLMFVETSQGKGVRVRLSQQGCITARIPLHPNRPQAVREIKVCDGDYVYVPADDLKSSVVRLAGLGNYTVRLGDNVLEFKNDNLDEARREGYPVIQWVPERGAVSIRVLEPDGLKLVVHEGLVEGYIDNYTKGSRLQFIRFGFVIIDSTKPLTAILTHR, from the coding sequence GTGGGCAGCGAGGCCTTGAGCGAGGACTTAAAGGCCCTGTTGAGGAGGATCGCGCTGAAGAATGCATACCTTCATGGAGGCCGAGCGCAGGTAAACAGCGTACTAGCGGCCGTCCTGGGCGAGAGGCCTGACCTCAGGCCAAGGGCAAGGGAGCTGGCCGAGCTCGCGAGACAGGTCGTCGATGAGGTCAACAAGTTAAGCCCTGAGCAGCAGAGGAAGGAGCTCGAGCTCATAGGCGAAGCGCTTGAGCAGAAGCGCCCCTCCGAGGCGCCTAAGTCGCTACCACAGTTGCCGAACGCCGTCGAGGGCCACGTGGTCACGCGCTTCGCGCCTAACCCTGACTTCGTTATCCACATAGGCAACGCGAGGCCAGCCATACTAAGCTATGAATACGCTAGGATTTATAAGGGGAAGATGGTCCTCAGGTTTGAGGACACAGACCCCAGGACAAAGACCCCCATGAAGGAGGCCTATGACCTAATAAAGGAGGACCTCAGGTGGCTTGGGATCAAGTGGGATGAGGAGTATATACAGAGCCTGAGGATGGAGAAGTTCTATGAGATAGCCAGAGAGGCCCTCGAGAGGGGCTGCGCCTACGTAGACTTAGGCGGGGACGAGACCAAGAAGGCTATAGCGTCAGGGGCTGAGCCTAAATATCGCTCAATGCCTCCTGAGTGGCAGCTAGAGCAGTTCGACAGGATGTTAGCCGGAGAATACGAAGAGGGAGAGGCCGTAGTTAGGTTCAAGACCGACCTCTCACATCCAAACCCAAGCGTTAGGGACTGGGTGGCGCTAAGGATCGTAGACACCGAATCACATCCTCATCCGCTGACCGGGAGCAAGTACATAGTCTGGCCGACCTATAACTTCGCCGTCAGCGTAGACGACCACTTGATGGGCATAACTCACGTCCTGAGGGGGAAGGAGCATCAGGTCAACACGGAGAAGCAGAAGTACGTCTACACCTGTTTCGGCTGGCAGGAGCCGGCGTTCATACACTTCGGCAGGCTTAAGCTCGAGGGCTTCATAATGAGCAAGAGCTACATTAAGAAGATTATGAGCGAGCGCCCAGACGAGTTCATGGGGCTTGATGATCCAAGGTTCGGGACTATTGCAGGACTCAGGAGGCGCGGCATACTGCCTGAGTCTATAAGGGACGTGATACTTGAGGTTGGCGTGAGGCCCGGGGACGCCAAGCTCAGCTGGGCCAACCTGGCTGCCATTAACAGAAAGAAGCTAGACTCTATGGCTGACAGGCTTATGTTCGTCGAGACCTCTCAGGGCAAAGGCGTGAGGGTCAGGCTGAGCCAGCAGGGCTGCATTACAGCAAGGATACCGCTTCATCCTAACAGGCCCCAGGCAGTGCGCGAGATAAAGGTATGCGACGGCGACTATGTATACGTGCCCGCTGACGATCTCAAGTCTTCGGTCGTGAGGTTAGCAGGCCTTGGGAACTACACAGTAAGACTAGGTGATAACGTGCTGGAGTTTAAGAACGACAACCTTGACGAGGCGAGGAGAGAAGGTTATCCAGTTATCCAGTGGGTCCCCGAGCGGGGTGCCGTAAGCATAAGGGTCCTGGAACCTGACGGCTTAAAGCTGGTGGTCCACGAAGGCCTTGTCGAGGGCTACATAGACAACTACACTAAGGGCTCGAGGCTGCAGTTCATACGCTTCGGCTTTGTAATAATAGACTCCACCAAGCCCCTAACGGCCATACTAACGCACCGCTAG
- a CDS encoding isopentenyl-diphosphate delta-isomerase, type 2: protein MSETSRRKLEHLELVSKGSTEASESTLLEYVRLVHRASPLTDLSHVDLTKDFCGKELRAPLMITGMTGGHPEAERVNAQLAEVAERSGIALGVGSQRAGIESPSLARTYSVVREKAPSAFIVANLGAPQLGKGYGLREAVAAIDMIKADAIAVHFNPGQEAYQDEGDTDFSGVLAKLEELVEELSVPVIVKEVGTGLSREDVALLSSIGVKCFDVAGLGGTNWIKVEALRSAARHGGLPLRDPGPLADRWGNPTAVAVVEARAAAPWAYIVGSGGVRNGLDVAKVIALGADVAGFAAPALRALSKGPQGLTSFIEGLIYQLKTAIFMVGGTKVEDLWRSGLTIWGRLNEELKVRGVDVERYILTSRLEPLLWRNKLAV from the coding sequence TTGAGCGAGACGTCAAGGAGAAAGCTCGAGCACCTAGAGCTAGTCTCTAAGGGATCGACCGAAGCCAGCGAGAGCACGCTGCTTGAGTACGTCAGGCTGGTCCACAGGGCCTCCCCGCTCACCGACCTGAGCCACGTAGACCTAACTAAGGACTTCTGTGGTAAGGAGCTTCGGGCGCCGCTCATGATAACAGGCATGACGGGCGGGCACCCCGAGGCCGAGAGGGTGAACGCGCAGCTTGCCGAGGTGGCAGAGAGGTCTGGGATAGCGTTAGGCGTGGGCAGCCAGAGGGCTGGCATAGAGAGCCCGTCCCTCGCCCGCACGTACTCGGTTGTGAGGGAGAAGGCGCCGTCGGCCTTCATAGTGGCTAACCTGGGGGCGCCTCAGCTGGGCAAGGGCTACGGCCTAAGGGAGGCGGTGGCTGCAATTGATATGATAAAGGCTGACGCTATAGCTGTTCACTTTAATCCTGGCCAGGAGGCATACCAGGACGAAGGAGACACCGACTTCAGCGGCGTCCTGGCTAAGTTAGAGGAGCTGGTAGAGGAGCTGTCGGTACCAGTTATAGTGAAGGAGGTGGGCACAGGCCTCAGCAGGGAGGACGTAGCCTTACTGAGCTCAATAGGCGTTAAGTGTTTTGACGTGGCAGGGCTTGGCGGAACTAACTGGATAAAGGTCGAGGCCCTGAGGTCCGCAGCTCGTCATGGGGGCTTGCCGTTAAGGGACCCTGGACCTTTAGCTGACCGCTGGGGGAACCCAACCGCCGTCGCGGTCGTTGAGGCTAGGGCTGCTGCGCCTTGGGCTTACATAGTTGGTAGCGGAGGGGTGAGGAACGGCCTTGACGTGGCTAAGGTGATAGCCCTTGGGGCCGACGTAGCAGGCTTTGCGGCGCCTGCGCTCAGGGCCCTCTCAAAAGGTCCCCAGGGCCTCACTTCATTTATAGAGGGGCTGATCTACCAGCTTAAGACGGCAATATTTATGGTAGGAGGGACAAAGGTTGAGGACCTGTGGAGGTCAGGCCTTACTATATGGGGGAGGCTAAACGAGGAGCTAAAGGTTAGAGGCGTAGACGTTGAGAGATACATATTAACTTCTCGGCTTGAGCCCCTACTCTGGCGGAATAAGCTTGCCGTTTGA
- a CDS encoding phenylalanyl-tRNA synthetase, alpha subunit, with translation MNDSTSQLSPTELKVLRALASIKSAELSLEDSERLLGLPRSTLSSVAKLLESKGLLKVIEEEKEEVLLTERGQEVLAEGLPEERLAKALLSVGGVAPVERLKDEVGNVYSAAIGSALRLNAVKVEGNLVKLLNYDALARFASKLSDALKLISQGGRPSEDILQTLRSRGLVKVVKRKTIRIAITDEGLRALEASVPVISKLTHEILAKGEWKGSIIKPYDVTAEPPRLLPARKHPLAVFIEELKDIMVELGFVEVEGPLIEVELFNFDALFQPQDHPAREIQDTLWPDLPPSDISVYGELVERVKETHEKGWGYPWNNEIASRRILRSQTTAVSIRVLSGRPKPPIRFFTIDKVFRADPVDATHLSDFHQLDGIMGWPGYSFRDLLGFLTQFARKLGLNIKFKPAYFPFTEPSVEGYARIGDSLVEVFGAGLFRPEVLRIAGVDYPVGAWGMGVERLALAKYGLKDVRDLYSKDAEFLASFRFEV, from the coding sequence ATGAACGATAGCACGAGCCAGCTGAGCCCTACAGAGCTAAAGGTGCTTAGAGCGCTGGCCTCTATTAAGAGCGCAGAGCTTTCTCTTGAGGACTCCGAGAGGCTCCTAGGGCTCCCAAGGAGCACCCTGTCAAGTGTCGCCAAGCTCTTGGAGTCCAAGGGCCTCCTGAAGGTGATTGAGGAGGAGAAGGAGGAGGTTTTGCTTACCGAGAGAGGTCAGGAGGTGTTAGCTGAGGGCCTTCCTGAGGAGAGGCTGGCCAAGGCCCTACTCTCCGTGGGTGGCGTGGCGCCAGTCGAAAGGCTTAAGGATGAGGTTGGGAACGTCTACTCGGCAGCTATAGGTTCCGCTCTTCGACTTAATGCCGTCAAGGTAGAAGGTAACTTAGTTAAGCTTCTGAACTATGACGCGTTAGCTAGGTTTGCATCAAAGCTAAGCGACGCCCTAAAGCTGATATCCCAGGGCGGGAGACCAAGCGAAGACATTCTTCAAACGCTTAGGTCAAGGGGTTTAGTTAAGGTCGTTAAGAGGAAGACCATTAGGATAGCAATAACTGATGAAGGCCTTAGGGCGCTCGAGGCCTCTGTACCAGTTATATCAAAGCTGACCCATGAAATACTGGCAAAGGGTGAATGGAAGGGCTCCATAATAAAGCCTTATGACGTCACCGCTGAGCCTCCAAGGCTTCTGCCTGCTCGTAAGCATCCCTTAGCGGTGTTCATAGAGGAACTTAAGGATATAATGGTTGAGCTCGGGTTCGTAGAAGTTGAGGGTCCACTGATAGAGGTTGAGCTGTTCAACTTCGACGCCCTCTTCCAGCCCCAAGACCATCCGGCCAGGGAGATCCAGGACACCCTCTGGCCTGACCTGCCCCCCAGTGATATCAGTGTTTACGGCGAGCTTGTTGAACGCGTAAAGGAAACTCATGAGAAAGGCTGGGGGTACCCCTGGAACAACGAAATAGCCTCAAGGCGCATACTCAGGAGCCAGACCACAGCTGTCTCGATAAGGGTCCTTTCAGGAAGACCTAAACCTCCTATAAGGTTCTTCACCATAGACAAGGTCTTCAGGGCCGATCCCGTCGACGCCACGCACCTCTCTGACTTTCATCAGCTTGACGGAATAATGGGGTGGCCAGGCTACAGCTTCAGAGATCTCCTTGGGTTCCTAACGCAGTTCGCACGAAAGCTAGGCCTTAACATCAAGTTTAAGCCTGCCTACTTCCCGTTCACAGAGCCAAGCGTTGAGGGCTATGCAAGGATCGGAGACTCCCTGGTAGAGGTCTTCGGGGCTGGCCTCTTCAGGCCTGAGGTCCTAAGGATAGCTGGCGTGGACTACCCGGTAGGCGCATGGGGCATGGGGGTTGAGAGGCTGGCGTTAGCTAAGTATGGGCTTAAGGACGTCAGGGACCTCTACTCTAAGGACGCCGAGTTCCTGGCCTCGTTCAGGTTTGAGGTGTGA
- a CDS encoding Geranylgeranyl pyrophosphate synthase, whose amino-acid sequence MPFEALEEASKKYVPLIDSAIFEVLRGSPEELYRASAHLLKGGGKRLRPLVLLMAARALGGAEAEPRALPLAVAVEVFHNFTLVHDDIMDNDDFRRGIPTVHKVFGVPMAITAGDLMFSLSFLSIFDAMKAGLPETYVNKAVRTLAEAARKVAEGQAYDMLFEKSWEVGPNDYLLMIYLKTSALIEASAKMGALAAMAKDEVVEAIGEYGRLVGLAFQIRDDILGLFGDPSKTGKPVYSDLRRGKKTLLVIYAASRSQEARKLLEEVFSGNYSEEKLKAAADLIRQTGALSYAEELANSYSQLAIDKLVTLRERGYIVDEEAYEVLKDLALFSAQRDK is encoded by the coding sequence TTGCCGTTTGAAGCGCTTGAGGAAGCCTCAAAGAAGTACGTTCCCCTGATAGACTCGGCCATATTTGAGGTCCTCAGGGGATCGCCTGAGGAGCTCTACAGGGCCAGCGCCCACCTCCTTAAGGGTGGCGGCAAGAGGCTCAGGCCATTGGTCCTGCTCATGGCTGCCAGGGCGCTGGGTGGCGCTGAGGCTGAGCCAAGGGCCCTGCCCCTTGCTGTCGCCGTTGAGGTCTTTCATAACTTCACGCTGGTGCATGACGACATTATGGACAACGATGACTTCAGGAGGGGTATACCCACGGTCCACAAGGTCTTTGGCGTGCCAATGGCTATAACTGCAGGGGATCTCATGTTCTCGCTTTCATTCCTCTCGATATTTGATGCCATGAAGGCAGGCCTGCCAGAGACCTATGTAAATAAGGCCGTGAGGACGCTAGCGGAGGCCGCCAGGAAGGTGGCTGAGGGTCAGGCATATGACATGTTGTTCGAGAAGAGCTGGGAGGTGGGCCCTAATGACTACCTTCTTATGATATACTTGAAGACGTCAGCGCTCATAGAGGCGTCAGCAAAGATGGGCGCCCTGGCGGCCATGGCCAAGGACGAAGTAGTCGAGGCCATAGGTGAGTACGGTAGGCTTGTAGGGCTCGCCTTCCAGATAAGGGACGATATACTAGGTCTCTTCGGCGACCCCAGCAAGACAGGGAAACCAGTGTATAGCGACCTAAGGAGGGGCAAGAAGACGCTCCTGGTGATATACGCTGCCTCAAGAAGTCAGGAGGCCCGCAAGCTCCTGGAGGAGGTCTTCTCGGGCAACTACAGTGAGGAGAAGCTGAAGGCGGCCGCGGACCTGATAAGGCAGACAGGGGCTCTCAGTTACGCCGAGGAGCTAGCCAACAGCTACTCCCAGCTAGCGATAGACAAATTGGTAACGCTGAGGGAAAGAGGTTACATAGTTGACGAAGAGGCTTACGAGGTGCTGAAGGACTTAGCACTGTTCAGCGCTCAGCGCGACAAGTGA
- a CDS encoding Glucoamylase and related glycosyl hydrolase: MARLAMVSNGTIAALYDGNFYIKGIYYPMLDQHHNHSVNGAFKIGLWKDGQMIWLESVDKSIEMDNLIARAIFRLGDVTVELTSLASQTRPAIITKVSIRGEGLFRFIQYNDFRLNNSELGDTALYDPRLDAVIHYKGSTWFAVTSSHKLYEYTTGRRDQGVVLNDCQDGTLGKNPIAQGSVDSAVSIAAKEFYLYIVAGRSYKDLVESVKDLRDKPSEHFERDSKYWNVLTEPFKDAKILKQSIAVLLGHMGNSGEVPASLDTSILKFNLDTYAYTWPRDAVHIAMALDSMGYWSFTRRFYEKLFTELMTPEGYLYQKYNADGTFGSTWHPWTSETEVSKNIQEDETALAVYGFWYHIVRSNDYFLLREVYENLERAVDFMASFINEKLSLPLMSYDLWEERLGVHTYTIAALYAAMKSAADIARRLGVWSKEDKWGRLAKVFQNGFREHMFNKDGGYFYRMIIVDKEKVVDVDKTVDSSTLAAGLFGLVEPSDPMFDSTVKVVKDKLWVNRVGGLARYENDYYQRISADYSGIPGNPWIITTLWLAQAYILQGNPDAAKQLVSWVNGVASPTGMLPEQVSPFDSAPLSVMPLAWSHAEYVKTHVMLNGGSFMPPK; this comes from the coding sequence ATGGCAAGGCTCGCGATGGTTAGCAACGGAACCATAGCAGCGCTCTATGATGGCAACTTTTACATAAAGGGCATTTACTATCCTATGCTTGACCAACACCACAACCACTCAGTGAACGGCGCCTTTAAGATAGGCCTTTGGAAGGACGGCCAAATGATATGGCTTGAGAGTGTAGACAAGTCCATTGAAATGGATAACCTGATAGCCAGGGCCATTTTCAGGTTAGGCGATGTAACTGTAGAGCTTACTTCGTTGGCTTCCCAAACGAGGCCGGCGATAATAACCAAGGTAAGCATAAGGGGCGAGGGGCTCTTTAGATTCATACAATACAATGACTTTAGGCTTAACAACAGCGAGCTCGGCGACACGGCGCTCTATGACCCCCGTCTTGACGCCGTCATCCATTACAAGGGAAGTACCTGGTTCGCGGTCACCTCATCACATAAGCTTTACGAGTATACTACTGGAAGGAGAGACCAAGGTGTCGTACTTAATGACTGCCAGGACGGCACGCTGGGTAAAAACCCTATAGCCCAGGGCTCCGTTGACAGCGCGGTCTCCATAGCTGCCAAGGAATTCTACCTCTACATAGTTGCCGGGAGAAGCTACAAAGACCTTGTGGAGTCCGTGAAGGACCTAAGAGACAAGCCTAGCGAGCACTTTGAGCGCGACAGTAAGTACTGGAACGTTCTCACCGAGCCTTTCAAGGACGCAAAGATCTTGAAGCAAAGTATAGCCGTGCTTCTCGGACACATGGGTAATAGCGGCGAGGTGCCTGCCTCGCTGGATACAAGCATACTCAAGTTTAACCTTGACACATACGCCTATACGTGGCCAAGGGACGCCGTTCACATAGCCATGGCCCTTGACTCCATGGGTTACTGGTCCTTCACCAGGAGGTTCTACGAGAAACTGTTTACCGAGCTGATGACCCCTGAAGGCTACCTTTACCAGAAGTATAACGCTGATGGCACGTTCGGAAGCACGTGGCACCCGTGGACCTCCGAAACGGAGGTCAGCAAGAACATACAGGAAGACGAGACCGCTCTAGCGGTCTACGGTTTTTGGTATCATATAGTGAGATCTAATGACTATTTCCTGTTACGTGAAGTTTATGAGAATTTAGAGAGAGCAGTGGATTTCATGGCGAGTTTCATTAACGAGAAGCTGTCCCTGCCCTTGATGAGCTACGATCTCTGGGAGGAGAGGCTAGGGGTTCACACTTACACCATCGCTGCCCTCTACGCTGCCATGAAGAGCGCTGCGGACATAGCTAGGAGGCTTGGCGTGTGGAGTAAGGAAGATAAATGGGGACGCTTAGCCAAGGTCTTTCAGAACGGCTTCAGAGAGCACATGTTTAACAAGGATGGAGGCTACTTCTACAGGATGATAATAGTAGACAAGGAGAAGGTCGTCGACGTTGATAAGACCGTGGACTCCTCTACCCTGGCGGCCGGCCTCTTTGGCCTCGTGGAACCCTCAGATCCCATGTTTGATAGCACAGTGAAAGTGGTTAAGGATAAACTGTGGGTCAACAGGGTAGGAGGCCTTGCAAGATATGAGAACGACTATTATCAGAGAATCAGCGCTGACTACTCCGGCATACCTGGCAACCCATGGATCATCACTACCCTTTGGCTTGCGCAAGCCTACATATTGCAGGGCAACCCTGACGCTGCAAAGCAGCTAGTGTCATGGGTTAACGGCGTGGCGTCGCCAACCGGCATGCTACCTGAGCAGGTGAGCCCCTTTGACTCTGCGCCGCTCTCGGTCATGCCGCTCGCCTGGAGCCACGCCGAGTACGTGAAGACCCATGTTATGCTTAACGGGGGAAGCTTCATGCCGCCTAAGTAG
- a CDS encoding phenylalanyl-tRNA synthetase, beta subunit, which yields MVKLRFSPERLVEASGLDLDVLKEALFRLKCETEELEDAIEVEVNPDRPDMFSVEGIARAVRGLMGLEMGWSLPSGEKTDFTIVNEVPPSRPIIMGAVVYGVNVDEEFLRELMQFQEKLHDTIGRKRRKVAIGIHDLSKVKGRRLTYGLVSVEARMRPLGSERTMTIREVLAHTEQGVKYGNLSSTSFKGRAAHPAILDEEGNIISLPPVINSDITRVEAGTRDLFIDVTGTDPYMVSKVLDVLASNLLERRHSKLGIVTISQDGSLRESPNMSTKTLDLSSTDVNKVLGTDLSIDEIALSLLKMRFAIGQPVDEKLSVTVPPFRTDVLSTIDLVEDIAIALGYDSPELSPVEPPVVPTGSLMPSSRLVRVSRDIMIGLGFTELMSYLLTSSKLLESLGLATMSIRVKNPVQADLDVLRPSLAPSLLSAMLHNIDKRKPVKLFEIGKVVYRVSDKVVEERHLGAAIMDYSTGYEDIQGVAYSYIRALGLRPGAREAVAEPFIRGRTAMLLADERPIGVLGEVNPEVLERLGLDYPVAAFEVSLDRLLEVLQGGNTG from the coding sequence TTGGTGAAGCTCAGGTTCTCGCCTGAAAGGCTTGTCGAGGCCTCTGGCCTAGACCTTGACGTCCTGAAGGAAGCCCTCTTCCGGCTGAAGTGCGAGACGGAGGAGCTGGAAGACGCCATCGAGGTAGAGGTGAACCCCGACAGGCCCGACATGTTCTCGGTAGAAGGTATAGCCAGAGCTGTGAGGGGCCTTATGGGCCTCGAGATGGGCTGGTCACTCCCTTCAGGTGAAAAAACGGACTTTACCATCGTCAATGAGGTGCCGCCCTCGCGCCCAATAATCATGGGGGCTGTAGTCTATGGTGTAAACGTTGACGAAGAGTTCCTGCGTGAACTTATGCAATTCCAGGAGAAACTTCACGACACAATAGGTAGAAAGCGTAGGAAGGTCGCAATAGGCATTCACGACCTGTCTAAGGTGAAGGGTCGCAGGCTAACGTATGGCCTTGTTAGCGTAGAGGCCCGTATGAGGCCTCTTGGCAGCGAAAGAACCATGACGATCAGGGAGGTCCTGGCCCACACTGAGCAGGGCGTCAAGTATGGTAACCTTTCATCGACTAGCTTCAAAGGGCGTGCAGCCCATCCAGCCATACTTGACGAGGAGGGCAACATCATATCGCTCCCTCCTGTTATAAACTCCGACATAACCAGAGTTGAGGCTGGAACACGTGACCTCTTCATAGACGTGACAGGCACGGACCCCTATATGGTGAGCAAGGTCCTTGACGTACTTGCGTCTAACCTCTTAGAGAGGCGCCACAGCAAACTCGGCATCGTCACGATAAGCCAGGACGGCTCGTTAAGGGAGTCACCAAACATGTCAACGAAGACTCTTGACTTGAGCTCAACAGACGTAAATAAGGTCCTTGGCACCGACCTGTCAATTGACGAGATAGCGCTTTCGCTTCTTAAAATGAGATTTGCAATAGGTCAGCCTGTTGACGAGAAGCTATCAGTGACAGTGCCGCCGTTCAGGACTGACGTCTTGTCAACCATAGACCTAGTCGAGGATATAGCTATAGCGTTAGGATACGATTCCCCAGAGCTCAGCCCCGTAGAGCCCCCCGTGGTGCCTACTGGTTCGCTCATGCCATCAAGTAGACTGGTCAGGGTCAGCCGTGATATAATGATAGGCCTTGGTTTCACAGAGCTCATGAGCTACCTGCTGACGAGCTCTAAGCTCCTTGAAAGCTTAGGCCTAGCCACTATGTCAATAAGGGTTAAGAACCCTGTTCAGGCGGACCTGGACGTTCTTAGGCCTTCCCTAGCGCCTTCTCTCCTCTCCGCTATGCTACATAACATTGATAAAAGGAAGCCCGTCAAGCTCTTTGAGATAGGAAAGGTAGTCTACAGGGTGAGCGATAAGGTCGTTGAGGAGAGGCATCTAGGAGCTGCCATAATGGATTACTCGACCGGATATGAGGATATACAGGGCGTGGCCTACTCTTACATAAGGGCATTAGGCCTAAGGCCTGGTGCCAGAGAGGCCGTGGCGGAGCCCTTCATCAGAGGCAGGACGGCCATGCTCTTGGCCGACGAGAGGCCGATAGGCGTTCTTGGCGAGGTCAATCCTGAAGTGCTTGAGAGGCTGGGCCTTGACTACCCTGTGGCCGCGTTTGAAGTCTCGCTTGACAGGCTCCTGGAGGTGTTGCAGGGTGGAAATACAGGATAG
- a CDS encoding Methylase involved in ubiquinone/menaquinone biosynthesis, protein MLSALDLKEGMIVADLGSGPGRFTIPIAKAVGAKGKVYAIDIDEGSLKELSEATRSKGLSNVETIRADLTKGIPLPESHLDLVFMANVLHDLVHSGTGDFIIKEVERVLKPGGTFAVLEFKKSFTLFGPPLWLRLSPEEVLELVGKASMSLRPEPAINDIGEHHYLLKFRKLGE, encoded by the coding sequence GTGCTCAGCGCCCTTGACCTAAAGGAGGGCATGATAGTAGCTGACTTAGGCTCAGGGCCAGGCAGGTTCACAATACCTATAGCAAAGGCCGTGGGGGCCAAGGGTAAGGTCTATGCCATAGACATCGACGAAGGCTCCCTGAAGGAGCTATCGGAAGCCACGAGGTCGAAGGGCCTCAGCAACGTCGAGACCATAAGGGCTGACCTGACCAAGGGTATTCCTTTGCCCGAATCTCACTTGGACCTCGTCTTCATGGCTAACGTCCTTCACGATCTTGTCCACTCGGGGACGGGTGACTTCATAATCAAGGAGGTCGAGAGAGTCCTGAAGCCCGGGGGGACCTTTGCCGTGCTTGAGTTCAAGAAGTCCTTTACCCTATTTGGGCCGCCGCTATGGCTAAGGCTCAGCCCTGAGGAAGTGCTGGAGCTGGTGGGCAAGGCCTCTATGTCGCTTAGGCCCGAGCCGGCAATTAATGATATAGGCGAGCACCACTACTTACTGAAGTTCAGGAAGCTCGGGGAGTGA